One window from the genome of Candidatus Poribacteria bacterium encodes:
- a CDS encoding FtsQ-type POTRA domain-containing protein: MRRKRDGYIRQTSMPAQRLGQRTNNKIYLFRRVVFIAAIVLTLSFIGKIVLSFFGAEYVSLELSGNMHYTDVQIYDALGEQLQNIVTDSEEQTSIYLKKHLSYIKDAHVTKHVIKRMLTIEITEREPFVRLRVDPTANAAVNRDSSFFLVDSEGHVLKHIDKEDTNPQISEQFGKMVVLRTVNDELPKVGATVEMPGVALGLEILKTALLQERNLATQIESIDASDPQKIKLQLDAFPVSVWFAADAIELGLHHIALFVKQHKIQVLQLIRENSVETQPYLDARFQDTIYLGGFAESK, from the coding sequence TTGCGCAGAAAACGCGATGGATACATACGGCAAACTTCAATGCCTGCGCAGCGACTTGGGCAGCGCACGAATAACAAAATTTACCTGTTCCGGCGTGTCGTTTTCATCGCTGCCATTGTGCTTACTTTATCGTTCATTGGTAAGATAGTACTCAGCTTTTTTGGTGCTGAATATGTTTCTCTTGAACTTTCTGGGAACATGCACTATACTGATGTACAAATTTATGATGCCCTGGGTGAGCAGCTGCAAAATATCGTCACAGACTCTGAAGAACAAACATCTATCTATCTCAAGAAGCACCTGAGTTATATCAAAGATGCGCACGTTACCAAACACGTGATAAAGCGGATGTTAACCATCGAAATCACTGAGCGTGAACCTTTTGTACGCCTGAGAGTTGATCCTACTGCGAATGCCGCCGTTAATCGGGATAGTTCGTTTTTCTTAGTAGATAGTGAGGGACATGTGTTAAAACATATAGACAAAGAAGATACTAATCCGCAGATATCTGAGCAATTTGGAAAGATGGTCGTACTCAGGACAGTAAATGATGAGTTACCGAAAGTTGGTGCTACTGTCGAGATGCCCGGAGTTGCCTTAGGATTAGAAATCTTAAAGACTGCCTTGCTTCAGGAACGAAATCTTGCGACACAGATAGAAAGTATCGACGCAAGCGATCCCCAGAAGATAAAACTCCAACTTGACGCTTTCCCTGTGTCTGTTTGGTTTGCCGCTGATGCGATTGAATTGGGGCTTCACCATATCGCTCTGTTTGTAAAACAGCACAAAATCCAAGTGCTGCAACTTATCAGGGAGAACTCAGTGGAAACCCAGCCGTACTTGGATGCAAGATTTCAAGATACCATCTACTTAGGGGGATTCGCAGAAAGCAAATAG
- the ftsA gene encoding cell division protein FtsA, with translation MPKQNIIAGLDIGSSKISVVVGNTLHGSTQKIGVIGVGHAPSEGLRAGVVVDINQTAEAIRKAIANAELMAGVKIDSVCVGISGEHIIGQTSHGVVSVANNEISHDDVDRAMIAAKAISIPADREILHVIQQNFVVDAQDRIREPIGMSGARLESYAYIITGGTTAIQNLLNSIEKAGVPIVETLVAAPLAATQAVVSRDEREVGIALVDIGDGTTEIVVYKEDSIQHTAVVPVGGQHVTNDIAQYLKVTLPEAEELKLHRGCAWTELVDPDEVRSIPVTSESTPPRFIDRVELAQIIEYRMAEILEVIGYELGDIQLPGGLVLTGGTALMDGLQELAEAVLQLRVQIGYPRGLQGLSDRVNHPMYATGIGLALYGESLRRQEQEHDARHRDRGVGNFLQRIKEWFGY, from the coding sequence ATGCCAAAACAAAACATTATTGCCGGTCTTGATATCGGTTCAAGCAAAATCTCAGTAGTTGTTGGAAATACGTTGCACGGTAGCACCCAGAAAATAGGGGTGATTGGTGTTGGTCACGCGCCATCTGAGGGTCTTCGAGCAGGTGTTGTCGTTGATATCAACCAAACGGCGGAGGCTATCCGTAAAGCGATTGCTAATGCAGAATTAATGGCGGGCGTGAAAATAGATTCTGTCTGTGTCGGTATTTCTGGTGAGCATATCATAGGGCAAACGTCCCACGGGGTTGTTTCTGTCGCGAACAACGAGATTTCACACGATGATGTTGACCGGGCGATGATAGCAGCCAAAGCGATCTCTATTCCTGCTGACCGAGAGATCTTGCATGTAATTCAGCAGAATTTTGTCGTTGACGCTCAGGACCGTATCAGAGAACCGATTGGGATGTCTGGTGCGCGTCTTGAATCTTACGCTTACATCATCACAGGGGGCACAACGGCTATTCAGAATTTGCTCAATAGTATTGAAAAGGCTGGCGTGCCTATCGTAGAAACACTTGTCGCCGCCCCTCTGGCTGCAACGCAGGCAGTCGTTTCAAGAGATGAACGTGAAGTTGGCATTGCCTTGGTTGACATCGGTGATGGCACAACCGAAATCGTCGTATATAAAGAGGATTCTATTCAACATACAGCAGTAGTCCCCGTCGGTGGGCAGCACGTTACCAACGACATCGCTCAATACTTAAAAGTCACTCTTCCTGAAGCGGAGGAATTAAAACTACACCGCGGCTGTGCTTGGACGGAATTAGTCGACCCAGATGAAGTCAGGTCCATCCCGGTCACGAGTGAGTCTACGCCACCGCGTTTCATCGACCGAGTTGAACTTGCACAAATTATTGAGTACCGTATGGCAGAAATCTTAGAAGTGATTGGTTATGAATTGGGTGATATCCAGCTTCCGGGTGGGCTTGTCCTCACTGGTGGTACCGCACTTATGGACGGTCTTCAAGAACTTGCTGAAGCTGTGCTTCAGCTGCGCGTTCAGATAGGGTACCCGCGCGGGTTACAAGGCTTAAGCGACCGAGTCAATCATCCGATGTATGCGACGGGTATTGGACTGGCACTATACGGCGAATCTTTACGGCGGCAAGAGCAGGAACACGACGCACGTCATCGCGATAGGGGTGTTGGGAATTTTCTGCAACGCATCAAAGAATGGTTCGGATATTAG